The Ziziphus jujuba cultivar Dongzao chromosome 5, ASM3175591v1 genome segment AAGCAAAGTAGTATTGTTGGGTTGGCGGCCTAGCCTTTTCCTGTAATGGGGAGACAAGGGTGCAAAGCATtatttaaaatcaattcacAAGGATAGGGGCATTCTGGTCTTCTGCTTATTGTTAGGGCGGCTCACAATCATTTTCAAAGCCTTTGTGTTTACTTAAAAAGAGCCTCATCCACCTTTCTTCTCTAATGTCCCATTCAATATATATTGCTTCACTtctataacaaattttttttttgtgtatatttatttattttgtttgttggtCCCACTTTTCTCATCAAGTCAAAACCCTTTGGTTTTCTTCTAATTTCTATTTCGATTTCACAAGGTCAACACTTTAGTCATTAGCTTAGCCCCAACAGCTAATCATGATTTTATGTCGTTTTATTCATTatcttcaaattaaataatgttAAGCGTGCAGCTTGGTTAATTAAGGTTTTCACATCTATTTTGCCTTTTACACATAAATCTGTTTGCAAAACTTGCACAAGTATCGTACTCCTCAGTTTTCAAAGCAGAGATTATTATCGTTCTgccttatttttttatgtactcCTCAACACCGTTCCTTTAATATAATGCCTTATTTTTTATGTACTCCTCAACACCGTTCCTTTAATATAATGAACTTTGATCAAGTCATATTAATTATCTtgtgttattatttatactCCGTATGACTTGGATCCTTCTTTTTCTATCACGTAATGGGAATAGTCGTTTCTCAATCCAAACAACCACCACTGacgaaataaaattttatagaatcccaatacataaataaaattatggaaataatatctgtatacaaatattatatacataacaaTTTACAAGATACATGCATATTTTCCTGGGGGtggggaagaaaaaagaaaaggagtgGTGGTGCTACTGTAGCCCAATGGCATCACTTTTTCAAGTAATGATTAAGTGTGATTTGTTTTCCATTAGAATtcgaaattaaaaggaaaaaaaaaaaaaaaaaaaaaggagtagaagACAAACTCAATCTGAAAAATCACTTTAGATCAAGTTTGTCCTAAAAAGTGCAAGACGAAGGGAGTGACATGCCGTCAAATTGTCTTAGAACACACGTGCTGGTGAGTGGTAAGAATGTGACATTAAAATGATGTCAATGCGATAAGGGCTCTCATGCTTTCCTCGGACACCAAATGGCTACATGTATGGCATAGTGGAGGACGTGGTGGGGGAAAATCATGATGAGTgttatgaagaaaaagaaaagagggacCAAAAACTCAATTTGGCTTCCATGATGTGGACACATGCACATATAATGCCTTTTCTAGTGCTACATACAATAGTACAATACGATTAGGTATAAAGTTCAAAGCATGCAAAATAAGTGCCATGGTACAATGGAcgattaaattattttgatttttgttttttttgggtatgtGATTAAAGATTGTAAAATCAAAGAGATTaactaaataaagaaaagaaaagagaaggtaGTGATAACCCATTATTCACAGGGACGGTACGAGGGATAAGGCACCACGCAAgaaatgatttgattttcattcCCATTGTATCATCATATTGGCTTTGCCTTTACCCTCCTCCTaattatagtaattttttttgcatCGTCAACAACTTGcccaaaaaaggaaagaaataagtTTGTAATGCATTTCTTACTTCAAAGTTCCATTCCAGTTCCCCAACACTTTGTCTCTCCCTCTAAAAGAATGGGATAATATAGAAGGAAACGAAATGGATAATGGCAGGTTAGGGGATGTTGAAGTCCCACCATACCCAATTCAATTGGTTGTTGAGGGAGGCAGGCTCAATGGCCCAGCAGGCCACATATTTCCCTGGTCTAGGCCTTCAATCATTACTTTGTCAACCTTCAAAAGTTGGATCATCGTCAGCAGCGTCCAAAGGAAAACTAGAAACCGCACCAGCGTTTTAGCTTGTTTTTGTTTCCTGTTCTATTTGCGAACCTTTTAGGATCAGTTTAAAATCATGTGGAACTAAATTTGAAATAGCTCCATTTCAATGAACtcgatttaaaataatttagtccGGTCCAAACCCCTTTAATAGTCCAGATCATTAAAGTGTTGAACTGAATTGCTTTACGTTTAGCTCAATCAGCTTTAAACTAGATCAAATTTCTTTGGGCTagacttaaaaataataataataataataataataataataattcaatccaattttatttagttCGGTGCATCagacaaattatatattatcaaaattattaccgGTAAAGAAACTAATTATCTCTGGAATGCTATTATCATaagttctaaaaaaaaaaagaaaaaacgaaaaaacaaagaattaaaaaagtaCCTCCAGAATGCTGCACGgttaaagatatattttgaatttaattactGTCTCCTACTAACTTCCACATGAGAAGTAAACATGTTGACAAATTATCAGCGACAAAAATGTCTTCATTTCGAATTACCATTTATTAAAAGCTAACTCTGAAACATATTTCAACAGTATATAACAATTATCACCCCACGAAAATAAACAGAATAAATAAGGACCGTAAACAAGAAGGAacgttttaaaaaactatatggaAAATCTGATAGATATGTGTACtagaacaagaaaataaatcaaactgTATAAGTACTCTCCTACCCGGAAGATACGATTTTAACAAAAAGCTATTACACTGCGGTAGGTAATACAGGAAACTTCACTGGGAAAAATACTGAAACATCGccgggaaaaaaagaaaaccaaaaataacacTTCTTGATCTTAAGCTACAGGTATCTCAACGCTGGTTGTCTGCACCGATGGaatatattcttcttcttccttcggAGGATGGATAGTAACCAAATCAGGCAATGGAGTCGTTGGCCCTTGCTTGCCCTTGGGATCCCAGTCAAGCATAATCTTGACCTTGATACCAAGTACACCCTGTTATAGTTTTCAAAGAAACAAGAATTAAGACTACTCGGTGACAACCATAGAGAGTCAACGGAACCAATACCTAATAAATACATTAAAACCTCAACCTAATTATCATCCCAATCATCCTTAAGCTATGTAACAGGACATAATTAACAGTTAGCAAGTTACTTGGATACAGAAAGAATCAAACCTGTCTAAGCAGAACATGCCTCACAGCTGAGTCAATATATTCCTTGACAGGTTGACCAGAGGATATCATGTATCCATCCTTGAACTTCATCGACTTTGCACGTTGTGCCCTCAGCTTTCCACTCACAATAACCTAGGAACAAATTTCTGCAATCATTACTTTGGCCCACGAAAAAGTCGAAATATATACACAGgggaaagcaaaaaagaaagaagagaagcATCGGTAAACACCTCACATCCCTTTGCTCCGCTTTCCATCACAAATCTCAGAACACCATAGCAAGCCCTATAGATAATATAACAAATCTCAGATTCCATACACTGTAACAAAGTAAAACGTACGATTCTTTAAAATGTAAGAGGATAAGTCAAACATCAAAGTATTTCTTCACATTTTGCTAAGCAAATGCGATTATGCGTATTATCTTACTGATTGAAACAATATCATCCATTTACTGTTTTGAGAACGAGGGCGAAAGAGCTCAGGGAAGCAATAAACTAGGGATATTAGAGTGACATTCAATCCAAGTATTGCCAGAAAAAAATCCCCAGACCTCATGTTCCATgacaaagaggggaaaaaaagaatacTCATTTAAAAATGCAACAATCTTACTGACATAAGAGCAATCTATTTCCGCAGGTGGAGAAAGGAGATATTCCAAAGCTCAAGCATTTCTTAAAAGGAGCGAGAAGTCTCACAAATTCCAGCAAAATATTTAATCTAAgtatcaatataaaaaataaattaaaaaaaaaaagggctcatGTGGTTAGGCGGAGAGGGATAAATATGGGTCATGCTTCAAGGCATGCAATCTTGCTCAAATCAAAATAGGAAAGCAAATTCAAATTGGTAAGGTAACCTAGTGTTCAATGAGGGCATTGAACAtatttcaagctttgtttggtTAATAACTATCAAACCATCCAGAGCACGAATCACgaaatatgtatttaaattataatcgtAAAAATTTAAGATGCAGAGATTGGCCACCCTAAATGTACCACCCCATCTAACATAGCAAGgaacattaatataaaaattattcctAGGCCTTGAAATAAACGATGGTTTGACAAAATGTAGTCACCCTCAGACACGATATAGGTACTAGAACACAAAACCTTATCGCTGTAAAGATGACTTAAAAACatatactaataataattaaaaaaaaaaaaaaaaacttactggaaataaacaaaaacaagattgTACCTTCTAACGGCAAGGCCTCCAAGGAGCTTGTAACGGAGTGATTCTGCCTGAGCAATGGCACAGAGACCTCTATTGTTAACTTTCTCAGCATACAGCTCCACGCTGTTCTCTGGAAACTTGAACCGTTTCTGAACAACGGAAGTCAATTCCCTAATTCTTCTACCTTTCTCGCCTAATACACAATCAGATTGCCTATCAACATTTTTGCCCCGAAGAAACCATTTCTATattctttacttttatttttatttatttattatttttggcaaTTTTCACAGAGGAGGTATATAGaataattgaccaaaaaaaaaaaaaaaaaggtgacagAAGTACCAAGAACATTCTGAGTACGAGTGGCTCTGATGATGATCTCAGTGCGCATGGGAGTGACCCTAACCTCGACGCCTGAGTAACCATCCTCAGCAAGCTCTCTGGTCAGAACCTCATTCAGTTCCGCGAAGAATACACCATCCGCAACGAACTGTGAGTAATCGATAAACATATCACAGACTAGATCAATTACTTGTTTCAATGATACAAATCTACATGATAagaattttccttttcattacttttttttttttttttttcctcgaaAGCCAAACAGAGGGCgaagaaaatggaaaagtgGACCATACCTTTCGCTTCTTGCTCATCTGAGTCGCCATGATGTTCGGAAATACACGAGAGAGTGCTGTTCAGATTTTTATGACTGCGCTTCAACTCTTCGGGGGGTTGCCGTTTCCAAAAACCCTAATGCTGCACAAGGCAACGGAGCGACGTGTTTTTCGTATATAAAGAGATTAACAATGGAGCCCAATCCAACGGTTAAAGATGGCGATCAAGTTAGACGGCTAGGATGCGATCAAGCTACATTAAATCCATTTTCCTTATAgctaaatgaaaaaacaaaatggtcaaatattagtattattattattattattattatcattatcagtATATTATCACTATTATCAGAAAAAAGTCACTTGCATcccttttattttgttatttttataaaaatgccTTAATAGCAGTAATGTCGATGTTGTCAATGCTGTGCATATGCATTTAATTGTACATTCAattataacttaattaattgtgcttatataaaaaagtaagagttcaaatttaaaaaaaaaaatccaaacatatatatatatatatatattagtaaaatTGCAATAAATCTTGTATGTgaagataatatttatatatatatatatataaatatatatgttaaaaaaaaaaatagatgtatAATTCATAAACAAGTAAACCAAAGTGATAATACGAAAGAGCTGGGAGGCttcatttaaaaacaattttctaaCGAACATATCTAAATAATTGGTACGTAAAATATATTCAACATGACAATCTTGGACCGGACGACCAAACTTACTGATCTCCTAGTTAAAggtatgtaaaaaaataaaaaataaaaaataaaaatgctaatTTTATTCTGTAAAGAACCTTTTGCTTGCTAAATAGCTAAATTACAACAATAATATCACTACAAGGGCTACCCTTCTCACTTctcaaacatatataaaaatacataattacctcaaattcaaacaaattttacatGTTAACTGCTACAATTTCTTCATCTTTATCTATGGCTACA includes the following:
- the LOC107420165 gene encoding small ribosomal subunit protein uS3x is translated as MATQMSKKRKFVADGVFFAELNEVLTRELAEDGYSGVEVRVTPMRTEIIIRATRTQNVLGEKGRRIRELTSVVQKRFKFPENSVELYAEKVNNRGLCAIAQAESLRYKLLGGLAVRRACYGVLRFVMESGAKGCEVIVSGKLRAQRAKSMKFKDGYMISSGQPVKEYIDSAVRHVLLRQGVLGIKVKIMLDWDPKGKQGPTTPLPDLVTIHPPKEEEEYIPSVQTTSVEIPVA